A stretch of the Lactuca sativa cultivar Salinas chromosome 9, Lsat_Salinas_v11, whole genome shotgun sequence genome encodes the following:
- the LOC111889805 gene encoding uncharacterized protein At4g26485 yields MEYYMKKSDRKTRWSRWIDCYNSSQKILLVGDGDFSFSACLARAFGTAKNMVATSYLDQDSLFKKHWTSIPHLQELERLGCLLLVGVDVYNMDTSPFFENTKFDIIIFNFPHAGHYDYLSESSPILIQMHRELVGAYFRSASKMLSEGGEVHIRHRDDPPYDRWDIVSLAVEAGLELKEKVLFDKSKYPGYHNKRGGDVQTNKTFPIGDAFTFKFVETHDLPKVDSKNDDMGCVLDMKSVLHDDRFVRMFDGLCLKDDVDDDDDEEEEGYAEDYEYVDDETDEDDDNNDYDDDDDEEEEGYVEDYEYVDDETDEKDDDDDDDDDDDDDDDDDDDDEEDNNDEEEYFCDYY; encoded by the exons ATGGAGTACTACATGAAGAAATCAGATAGAAAAACAAGATGGTCAAGATGGATCGATTGTTACAACAGTTCCCAGAAGATATTACTTGTGGGTGATGGTGATTTCTCATTTTCCGCATGTTTAGCTCGAGCTTTTGGCACTGCTAAAAACATGGTTGCTACTTCGTATCTTGATCAAG ATTCGTTATTTAAAAAGCATTGGACGAGTATACCACACCTTCAAGAACTTGAGAGATTAGGGTGCTTATTATTGGTCGGAGTCGATGTCTACAATATGGACACTAGCCCATTTTTCGAAAACACAAAATTCGACATCATCATCTTCAACTTCCCTCATGCTGGTCATTATGATTACTTATCCGAAAGTAGCCCTATATTAATCCA GATGCATAGGGAGTTGGTGGGAGCTTACTTTAGAAGTGCAAGCAAGATGTTGAGTGAAGGGGGTGAAGTGCATATAAGGCATAGAGATGATCCTCCGTATGATAGATGGGATATTGTTTCGCTAGCTGTTGAAGCTGGATTGGAGTTGAAGGAGAAAGTGTTGTTTGATAAGAGTAAGTATCCGGGTTATCATAACAAAAGAGGAGGAGATGTTCAAACTAACAAGACTTTTCCTATTGGAGATGCTTTTACTTTTAAGTTTGTTGAAACTCATGATTTACCAAAGGTTGATTCGAAGAATGATGATATGGGTTGTGTATTAGACATGAAGAGTGTTTTACATGATGATCGTTTTGTTCGTATGTTCGATGGGCTTTGTTTAaaggatgatgttgatgatgatgatgatgaggaggaggaggGCTATGCCGAGGATTATGAATATGTTGATGATGAAACTGATGAGGATGACGATAACAatgattatgatgatgatgatgatgaggaggaggaggGCTATGTCGAGGATTATGAATATGTTGATGATGAAACTGATGAGAaggacgatgatgatgatgatgatgatgatgatgatgatgacgacgacgacgacgacgacgacgaggaGGACAACAACGATGAGGAGGAGTACTTTTGTGATTACTACTAA